A genomic region of Kribbella sp. NBC_00382 contains the following coding sequences:
- a CDS encoding TetR/AcrR family transcriptional regulator, protein MTNQPQVSRRERLRAQTLREIEDTSFAIIDADGVHALTIAALGRSMAMSAPAVYRYFASRDALIEHLVTLSYQQLADAMSQAVEGSRRAPRARVRLLVEAYREWALRHRRRYGMLFAERADDSPGQSRVQTPLDQAMALLIDLLVAIQDAARAPGTTGDRALDGQLRHWAQSQERPDTTPLAATAAILVWSRVHGIVSLELTGVFDHQTIEAQRLIELEIDNAVQPLTAGR, encoded by the coding sequence ATGACCAACCAGCCGCAGGTGAGCCGGCGTGAACGGCTGCGCGCGCAGACGCTGCGGGAGATCGAGGACACCTCGTTCGCGATCATCGATGCCGACGGTGTGCACGCGCTGACGATCGCGGCGCTGGGGCGCAGCATGGCGATGTCGGCGCCGGCCGTCTACCGGTACTTCGCCTCCCGCGACGCCCTGATCGAGCACCTGGTGACGCTGTCGTACCAGCAGTTGGCCGATGCGATGAGCCAAGCCGTCGAGGGCAGCCGGCGAGCTCCGCGGGCGCGGGTGCGGCTGCTGGTCGAGGCTTACCGGGAGTGGGCGCTGCGGCACCGGCGGCGCTACGGCATGCTCTTCGCCGAGCGCGCGGACGACTCGCCCGGCCAGTCGCGTGTGCAGACGCCGCTCGACCAGGCGATGGCGCTGCTCATCGACCTGCTGGTCGCCATCCAGGATGCGGCCCGGGCACCCGGTACGACCGGAGACCGCGCGCTCGACGGGCAGCTGCGGCACTGGGCGCAGTCGCAGGAGCGGCCGGACACCACGCCGTTGGCGGCCACCGCGGCCATCCTGGTCTGGTCACGGGTACACGGGATCGTCAGCCTCGAACTGACCGGGGTCTTCGACCACCAGACGATCGAGGCCCAGCGCCTGATCGAGCTGGAGATCGACAACGCTGTCCAGCCGCTGACAGCGGGTCGCTGA
- a CDS encoding zinc-binding dehydrogenase — protein sequence MSHHTAAPRTTIARWVGPAFIAAAAIYVVAEAIVASAWDRRPYSYVDDYVNFLGSRFTEDFRGYTISSPLWWLMDIAWALTGVLVAAAVISLSRRLSGWRRSTITALGIAQAVALILFAVFPLGQDTVDNGTLALYLIGAFLSIIAGNCLAIVTGLSRRLLGLPRWLGTASITLGAIGLVNIPATYGWVPTGIAERISLYSYLLWVLTTGIAILRTSSPAGLPVAVEASTVVTEAVLPGKVEPSGITLVQRELPAPTAGQARVRIESTGVSFAESAMRRGRYFGQPPFPFVPGYDLVGVVEAVGPGEDQSLVGRRVAALTKTGGWATAALLPVAELVQVPHGISAAEAETLIVNGLTAYQMLYRTAKVSAGQTILVLGASGGVGTILVQLARQVGAQVIGTANPRHHDALRALGVQPVDYRDPELVDRIRELAPDGVDAVFDHLGGASVNTSYGLLNRTGTLVSYSIAGKLDDKLPVIMYFLPLLAKLAFWNYLPSGRHASFFDIWAGSGKPGTPKREQFRRQIRTDLTEVFGLLSDGVLTAQIAARYPLAEVAAAVKLSESSDRTALGKILLMPDWPESDTPGN from the coding sequence ATGTCGCACCACACAGCCGCCCCGCGGACGACGATCGCTCGCTGGGTAGGTCCGGCGTTCATCGCCGCCGCCGCGATCTACGTCGTCGCCGAGGCGATCGTCGCCAGCGCCTGGGACCGGCGGCCGTACAGTTACGTCGACGACTACGTGAACTTCCTCGGCAGCAGGTTCACCGAAGACTTCCGCGGCTACACCATCTCCTCACCTTTGTGGTGGCTGATGGACATCGCCTGGGCCCTGACCGGCGTACTCGTCGCCGCGGCCGTGATCAGCCTCAGCCGCCGGCTCAGCGGATGGCGGCGCAGCACCATCACCGCCCTCGGAATCGCGCAGGCGGTCGCCCTCATCTTGTTCGCAGTCTTCCCGCTCGGCCAGGACACCGTCGACAACGGAACACTCGCGCTCTACCTGATCGGGGCATTCCTCTCGATCATCGCGGGCAACTGCCTCGCCATCGTCACCGGGCTTTCACGCCGGCTACTCGGCCTCCCCCGCTGGCTCGGGACCGCCAGCATCACCCTGGGCGCTATCGGACTGGTGAACATCCCCGCCACCTACGGCTGGGTGCCCACCGGCATCGCCGAGCGCATCTCCCTCTACAGCTACCTCCTCTGGGTTCTGACAACCGGCATCGCCATCCTCCGGACCAGCAGCCCCGCCGGCCTTCCCGTCGCGGTTGAGGCGAGCACGGTCGTCACCGAGGCAGTACTACCGGGCAAGGTGGAGCCATCGGGGATCACCCTCGTGCAGCGCGAGCTACCAGCACCCACCGCAGGCCAGGCCCGGGTGCGGATCGAGTCGACCGGCGTCTCCTTCGCCGAGAGCGCCATGCGCCGCGGCCGGTACTTCGGACAGCCACCGTTCCCCTTCGTACCCGGCTACGACCTGGTCGGCGTCGTCGAGGCAGTCGGCCCGGGCGAGGACCAGTCCCTGGTCGGCCGCCGAGTGGCAGCACTAACCAAGACCGGTGGCTGGGCAACAGCCGCACTACTGCCGGTCGCGGAACTCGTACAGGTTCCCCACGGAATCAGCGCCGCCGAGGCAGAGACGCTGATCGTCAACGGGCTGACGGCGTACCAGATGCTCTACCGCACCGCCAAGGTCAGCGCTGGGCAGACGATCCTGGTACTCGGCGCCAGCGGTGGCGTCGGCACGATCCTGGTGCAGTTGGCGCGGCAGGTGGGTGCCCAGGTGATCGGCACTGCCAACCCCCGGCACCATGACGCGTTGCGAGCGCTCGGAGTGCAGCCGGTCGACTACCGGGACCCTGAGCTTGTCGACCGCATCCGGGAGCTCGCGCCCGACGGCGTGGACGCCGTGTTCGATCACCTCGGCGGCGCGAGTGTGAACACGTCATACGGACTGCTCAACCGCACCGGCACCCTGGTCTCGTACAGCATCGCGGGCAAGCTCGACGACAAGTTGCCCGTGATCATGTACTTCCTGCCGCTGTTGGCCAAGCTGGCGTTCTGGAACTACCTGCCCAGCGGCAGACACGCGAGCTTCTTCGACATCTGGGCGGGCTCGGGCAAGCCGGGAACACCCAAGCGCGAGCAGTTCCGGCGGCAGATCCGGACCGACCTCACGGAGGTCTTCGGGTTGCTCAGCGACGGCGTCCTGACCGCGCAGATCGCCGCCCGTTATCCCCTGGCCGAGGTGGCCGCGGCGGTGAAGCTGTCCGAGTCGTCCGACCGCACGGCCCTCGGCAAGATCCTGCTGATGCCCGATTGGCCGGAGTCGGACACGCCGGGCAATTGA
- a CDS encoding family 43 glycosylhydrolase, translating to MDIRGGRRVRARGLLLLAPMLAVLLTPLTATAALAPQPASVSTIVNGDAAGPTVRFVPSGDAVDAHDGEIQKFGSRYYLYGTSYGCGFEWQQPGTPFCGFKSYSSTDLVHWTDEGFLFDATTSSWQQRCSGSTYGCYRPHVLYNRTTRKYVLWINSYDVGVGYHVFTADRPNGPFAEQAIPKLAVNNDIPPGVNNGDHDLFRDTDGTAYLAYTDWRVGGEIVVEKLDPTYRTGTGQFTRLGVQSTEAPSMFKRDGSYYVTLSDPNCGYCTTGTSYFRAATPLGPWQGSTSDAAWQVQDQALQITGGGVGLSKGGQQWSDYDLSFRAVPQQTGGGGSYAQAGWTFRATDTGTGYVWMLGNYPHPGAEGGSLTKAVFRNGSVQRLEIVKTPMPITGGQSYQVRTQIEGSTIRTWVNGTLIDTTTDTSYAAGRIGFRESGGNDTESARFDDVRVLAPDGTVLLADDFAGDLSAWLPPATTVHGVKISSDSCGGQPADVAELPTPDGPIYLYQSDRWNDRAPNEALATHQWEPLRFRADGSIEPLQCGTSYDLDVSDTVRSRAQVRGISAGDVGFHSYCDVAGEITRAQTFTIAAAGNLKPVSYTTFQSGHPNAPLTLEVTRTDAQGNPGAVVASRTVAPADVSWSPSRVTVSMPAHVRAAAGERFAIVVKSTTTTGCYGLAYNDGDPLAGGNALYSNDGGASWRPEPSRDLRIDLS from the coding sequence ATGGACATCCGCGGTGGACGGCGAGTGCGGGCACGTGGACTGTTGCTGCTGGCCCCCATGCTGGCGGTGTTATTGACCCCGCTGACCGCCACGGCCGCGTTGGCACCTCAGCCGGCCTCGGTCTCGACGATCGTGAACGGTGATGCAGCCGGGCCGACCGTGCGGTTCGTGCCTTCCGGCGATGCCGTCGACGCGCACGACGGGGAGATCCAGAAGTTCGGGTCGCGGTACTACCTGTACGGAACCAGCTACGGCTGCGGCTTCGAGTGGCAGCAGCCGGGCACCCCGTTCTGCGGGTTCAAGTCGTACAGCTCGACCGACCTGGTCCATTGGACCGACGAGGGCTTCCTGTTCGACGCGACCACGAGCAGCTGGCAGCAACGGTGCAGCGGCTCGACGTACGGGTGTTACCGCCCGCATGTCCTCTACAACCGGACCACCCGCAAGTACGTGCTGTGGATCAACTCGTACGACGTCGGCGTCGGGTACCACGTCTTCACCGCGGACCGGCCGAACGGGCCGTTCGCCGAGCAGGCGATCCCGAAGCTTGCCGTCAACAACGACATCCCGCCCGGCGTCAACAACGGCGACCACGACCTGTTCCGCGACACCGACGGTACTGCGTACCTGGCATACACCGACTGGCGCGTCGGCGGCGAAATCGTGGTCGAGAAGCTGGACCCGACGTACCGCACCGGGACCGGCCAGTTCACCCGGCTCGGCGTGCAGTCCACCGAGGCGCCGTCGATGTTCAAGCGCGACGGCAGCTACTACGTGACGCTGTCCGACCCAAACTGCGGCTACTGCACCACCGGTACGTCGTACTTCCGCGCCGCCACTCCCCTGGGTCCGTGGCAGGGGTCCACCTCCGACGCGGCGTGGCAGGTCCAGGACCAAGCACTGCAGATCACCGGCGGCGGCGTCGGACTGTCCAAGGGTGGCCAGCAATGGAGTGACTACGACCTGTCGTTCCGGGCAGTCCCCCAGCAGACCGGCGGAGGCGGCAGCTATGCCCAAGCCGGCTGGACCTTCCGCGCCACCGACACCGGTACCGGGTACGTCTGGATGCTCGGCAACTATCCGCATCCCGGCGCCGAAGGCGGCAGTCTCACCAAGGCCGTCTTCCGGAACGGATCGGTGCAGAGGCTGGAGATCGTGAAGACGCCGATGCCGATCACCGGCGGTCAGTCCTACCAGGTGCGGACCCAGATCGAAGGCTCGACGATCCGGACCTGGGTGAACGGCACCTTGATCGACACGACCACGGACACCTCGTACGCCGCCGGGCGGATCGGCTTCCGCGAGAGCGGCGGCAACGACACCGAGAGCGCCCGCTTCGACGACGTTCGGGTGCTGGCACCGGACGGAACGGTGTTGCTGGCCGACGACTTCGCCGGCGACCTGTCGGCTTGGTTGCCGCCAGCAACCACCGTGCACGGCGTGAAGATCAGCTCGGACTCCTGCGGCGGCCAGCCGGCCGACGTCGCCGAGTTGCCGACGCCGGACGGCCCGATCTACCTCTACCAGAGCGACCGCTGGAACGATCGCGCGCCGAACGAGGCGTTGGCCACCCATCAGTGGGAGCCGCTGCGATTCCGCGCCGACGGATCCATCGAACCGCTCCAGTGCGGCACCAGCTACGACCTCGACGTCAGCGACACCGTTCGTTCCCGTGCACAGGTCCGCGGTATCTCGGCCGGAGATGTCGGCTTCCACTCGTACTGCGATGTCGCGGGCGAGATCACCCGGGCGCAGACCTTCACGATCGCCGCCGCCGGCAACCTGAAGCCGGTCTCCTACACCACCTTCCAATCCGGCCATCCCAACGCGCCACTGACCCTCGAGGTGACCCGGACCGACGCCCAGGGCAACCCTGGCGCGGTGGTGGCGAGCCGCACGGTCGCGCCCGCAGACGTGAGCTGGTCACCGTCCCGGGTCACTGTCTCAATGCCGGCGCATGTGCGAGCCGCCGCCGGTGAACGCTTCGCGATCGTCGTCAAGAGCACGACCACCACCGGCTGTTACGGCCTGGCCTACAACGATGGCGACCCGTTGGCCGGTGGCAATGCGCTCTACAGCAACGACGGCGGAGCAAGTTGGCGGCCGGAGCCTTCCCGCGACCTACGCATCGACCTGTCCTGA
- a CDS encoding alpha-L-fucosidase, whose product MPESDSPARGLRRRSILVGAPAVGVAATLLGSAGTQAHAAPVMDQATGQRVDAQEALARLRFGLFVHFGPASLTGRETGWGREAYRAGKTDETTSPYNDPTKLFDPVYDVAYKSFLPAKGWAEDLADVAVSAGMKYLVLTSKHHDGFPMFRASNFAKSFYPDFATTPLGKSKRDLVDEVAIACRSRGIEFGLYYSGWDWTNPLIVAGKNDEYYDYMMSHLRQLMSDYGDISFLWYDGIAPTDLSVYHPPTFHSVPRNLQPGLLINNRGYALGWADPLPTLAGDYSTPEQRVGAFDVARAWESCITIGDQWSWRPNESVKSLETIVKTVISTATGDGNLLFNVGPKPSGEVDKPQRDRLAEVGQWMKAYGAAIYGTRGGPIRPSPLAATTFKDATMNVFLFKRPRDKDLLRVPNLNNPVVWAKTPKGRAVPFTVRSDGGVDLNLAGLDIAAGPVELVHVKYRDPLSHEYLSAELISDPVRPGNLALNKPATQISTDYDGDAARAVDGNTDGNYFNNSVTHTTVDAKEAWWQVDLGASAPIGDVEVYNRTDGGFGSRLSDFWVIVSDNPITAQDLATARTGPGVTAKRQAGTAGTPTTLNFAGASGRYVRIQLENQSGPLSIAEVGVYKQA is encoded by the coding sequence ATGCCGGAATCTGATTCTCCCGCCCGAGGCTTACGACGCCGTTCGATCCTGGTCGGCGCGCCCGCTGTCGGTGTTGCCGCCACTTTGCTCGGTTCGGCAGGCACCCAGGCCCACGCCGCGCCGGTCATGGACCAGGCGACGGGGCAGCGAGTCGATGCGCAGGAGGCGCTCGCGAGGCTGCGGTTCGGGTTGTTCGTGCATTTCGGGCCGGCCAGCCTGACCGGGCGGGAGACCGGCTGGGGGCGGGAGGCGTACCGGGCCGGCAAGACGGACGAGACGACGTCGCCGTACAACGATCCGACCAAGCTGTTCGATCCGGTGTACGACGTGGCGTACAAGTCGTTCCTGCCGGCGAAGGGCTGGGCCGAGGACCTGGCCGACGTCGCCGTGTCGGCCGGGATGAAGTACCTGGTGCTGACCAGCAAGCACCATGACGGCTTCCCGATGTTCCGGGCGAGCAACTTCGCCAAGTCGTTCTATCCGGACTTCGCGACCACTCCGCTGGGCAAGTCGAAGCGTGATCTGGTCGACGAGGTCGCGATCGCCTGCCGCTCCCGCGGGATCGAGTTCGGCCTGTACTACTCCGGCTGGGACTGGACGAATCCGCTGATCGTCGCGGGCAAGAACGACGAGTACTACGACTACATGATGAGTCACCTCAGGCAGCTCATGAGCGACTACGGCGACATCTCCTTCCTCTGGTACGACGGGATCGCACCGACAGACCTGAGCGTCTACCACCCGCCGACTTTCCACTCCGTACCCCGCAACCTCCAGCCAGGCCTGCTGATCAACAATCGCGGGTACGCGCTCGGCTGGGCGGACCCGCTGCCGACGCTGGCCGGTGACTACTCGACTCCCGAGCAGCGGGTCGGTGCGTTCGACGTGGCGCGAGCCTGGGAATCGTGCATCACGATCGGCGACCAGTGGTCCTGGCGGCCGAACGAGTCGGTGAAGTCGCTGGAGACGATCGTCAAGACGGTGATCTCGACGGCGACCGGTGACGGGAACCTGCTCTTCAACGTGGGGCCGAAGCCGTCCGGCGAGGTGGACAAGCCGCAGCGCGACCGGCTGGCCGAGGTCGGTCAGTGGATGAAGGCCTACGGTGCGGCGATCTACGGCACCCGGGGTGGACCGATCAGGCCGAGTCCTCTCGCGGCGACCACCTTCAAGGACGCCACGATGAACGTGTTCTTGTTCAAGCGGCCCAGGGACAAGGATCTCCTGAGAGTGCCGAATCTGAACAACCCGGTGGTCTGGGCGAAGACCCCCAAGGGCCGGGCTGTTCCGTTCACGGTCAGGAGCGACGGCGGGGTTGACCTCAACCTAGCCGGGCTCGATATCGCCGCCGGGCCGGTGGAACTGGTCCACGTGAAGTACCGCGACCCGCTGTCGCATGAGTACCTGAGCGCCGAACTGATCAGTGATCCCGTCCGTCCGGGCAATCTCGCCCTGAACAAGCCGGCCACTCAGATCTCCACCGACTACGACGGCGACGCGGCCCGGGCCGTCGATGGCAACACGGACGGCAACTACTTCAACAACTCCGTCACCCACACCACCGTCGACGCCAAGGAAGCCTGGTGGCAGGTCGATCTCGGTGCTTCGGCCCCGATCGGCGACGTCGAGGTCTACAACCGGACCGACGGCGGTTTCGGCTCCCGTCTGAGCGACTTCTGGGTGATCGTCTCCGACAACCCCATCACCGCCCAGGACCTGGCCACCGCTCGCACCGGCCCCGGAGTCACCGCCAAACGCCAGGCCGGTACCGCTGGCACTCCCACGACACTCAACTTCGCAGGCGCCTCCGGCCGGTACGTCCGCATCCAACTCGAAAACCAGAGCGGTCCGCTGTCCATCGCGGAGGTCGGCGTCTACAAACAGGCCTGA
- a CDS encoding GntR family transcriptional regulator — MREQDPGPARTLRPAPRLMLRESVYESLKRLLMDNALEPGARLSIDGLARELEVSQTPVREALFRCEAEGLVVRRPNAGYLVAPLLGRDALLNLYDLRLLLEPAAAARAAANATTQDRQAIDDAVQAMAPAVHGDTYRAYRDFADEDAKLHTTIAIASGNPLIAETLDRLHAHIHSYRLYFRHGIAEVTTTEHQAIADAIHTQNQPAAEQAMRTHLENSRTRLLTAYDQT, encoded by the coding sequence GTGCGCGAACAAGACCCGGGCCCGGCGCGGACGTTGCGCCCCGCGCCCCGCCTGATGCTGCGCGAGAGCGTCTACGAGTCGCTCAAACGCTTACTGATGGACAACGCCCTGGAGCCCGGCGCCCGCCTGTCGATCGACGGCCTGGCCCGCGAGCTAGAGGTGTCCCAAACCCCCGTCCGCGAAGCCCTCTTCCGCTGCGAAGCCGAAGGCCTGGTGGTCCGCCGTCCCAACGCCGGCTACCTGGTCGCCCCACTCCTAGGCCGCGACGCCCTCCTGAACCTCTACGACCTCCGCCTCCTCCTGGAACCCGCCGCCGCAGCCCGAGCCGCCGCCAACGCGACAACCCAAGACCGCCAAGCTATCGACGACGCCGTCCAGGCCATGGCCCCCGCCGTCCACGGCGACACCTACCGGGCATACCGAGACTTCGCCGACGAAGACGCCAAACTCCACACCACCATCGCGATCGCCAGCGGCAACCCCCTGATCGCCGAAACCCTCGACCGCCTCCACGCCCACATCCACTCGTACCGCCTGTACTTCCGCCACGGCATCGCCGAGGTAACCACCACCGAACACCAAGCAATAGCCGACGCCATCCACACCCAAAACCAACCGGCCGCCGAACAGGCCATGCGAACCCACCTAGAAAACTCCCGAACCCGCCTCCTAACCGCCTACGACCAGACCTAA